One genomic segment of Flagellimonas marinaquae includes these proteins:
- a CDS encoding Sau3AI family type II restriction endonuclease gives MLDITSADSIIKFANKLKGLTLKQACGNEIEKHGYQGKGNFGQILEKFYFGYEPNSESAPDFKEAGIELKSSPLKILRNGEFRAKERLVLNIINYIEVYKEEFENSSFWKKNAHLLLVFYLHDNDLDLLDYHIRLVNDWQYPSEDLRIIKHDWETINKKIKDGKAHELSEGDTFYLGACTKGSTALKSFRNQPFNKEKAKQRAYSLKQGYVNHIIANISREETETYGKIIERPEILDAVQSIEEIVISKFLPFYGKSAKEIEKYLGLELNPKAKSYFANLTNAILGLKLGQKIEEFEKADIQVKTIRLKENNLPKEDISFPTFEFQELIKTDWEDSDFKNILESKFFFVFYQYENDDLILKKVRFWNMPQSDISEAKIVWDKMIEVVSRGLIVREVSDIGIRKTYFPKKTENRISHVRPHARNAADTFMLPIPDKLTKLTEYTKHCFWFNASYVRDEVFMK, from the coding sequence ATGCTTGATATTACCTCGGCAGATTCAATAATTAAGTTCGCTAATAAACTAAAAGGACTTACATTAAAACAAGCCTGCGGTAATGAAATTGAAAAACACGGATACCAAGGAAAAGGCAATTTTGGTCAAATTTTAGAAAAGTTCTATTTCGGTTATGAGCCAAATTCTGAATCTGCACCCGATTTTAAAGAAGCAGGAATTGAACTAAAATCAAGTCCTTTGAAAATATTGAGAAACGGAGAGTTTCGGGCAAAGGAAAGGCTTGTATTAAATATTATAAACTATATAGAAGTATACAAAGAGGAATTTGAGAACAGTTCCTTTTGGAAGAAAAATGCACATTTATTATTGGTATTTTATCTTCATGACAATGATTTGGACTTGCTAGATTATCATATAAGGCTTGTAAATGATTGGCAATACCCAAGTGAAGATTTAAGAATCATCAAACATGATTGGGAAACAATAAATAAAAAAATAAAAGATGGCAAGGCCCACGAATTATCAGAAGGTGACACATTTTATCTTGGGGCTTGCACAAAAGGCTCAACTGCCTTAAAATCTTTTCGCAATCAGCCATTTAACAAAGAAAAAGCAAAGCAAAGGGCTTATTCTCTTAAGCAAGGTTATGTTAATCACATAATTGCAAACATTTCTCGGGAGGAAACTGAGACATATGGAAAGATTATAGAGCGGCCAGAAATTCTCGATGCAGTTCAATCAATCGAAGAAATAGTTATATCGAAATTCCTTCCTTTCTATGGTAAATCAGCAAAAGAGATAGAAAAATATTTGGGTTTGGAGTTGAATCCAAAAGCCAAAAGCTATTTTGCCAACCTTACTAATGCAATTCTTGGTCTTAAACTTGGGCAAAAAATAGAAGAATTTGAAAAGGCGGATATTCAAGTCAAAACAATTCGACTTAAAGAAAATAACCTACCAAAAGAAGATATTTCATTTCCAACATTTGAATTTCAAGAATTGATCAAAACTGATTGGGAAGACTCTGATTTTAAGAACATTTTAGAGAGTAAGTTTTTCTTTGTTTTTTATCAATATGAAAACGATGATCTGATTTTAAAAAAAGTACGGTTTTGGAATATGCCACAATCCGACATATCAGAGGCCAAAATAGTTTGGGACAAAATGATTGAAGTAGTTTCTAGAGGTTTGATAGTCCGAGAAGTAAGCGATATTGGTATTAGAAAGACATATTTTCCAAAGAAAACTGAAAACAGAATAAGTCATGTCCGACCACATGCCAGAAATGCTGCAGATACTTTTATGCTTCCTATACCCGATAAATTAACAAAACTAACTGAATATACTAAACACTGTTTTTGGTTTAATGCAAGTTATGTGAGAGATGAAGTATTTATGAAATAA
- a CDS encoding DNA cytosine methyltransferase: MEEKLKVVELFAGVGGFRLGLEKSNYKVVWSNQWEPLTKTQHASMVYEARFGEENHSNQDIATVPTDEIPDHDLLCGGFPCQDYSVATTLQNSKGLKGKKGVLWWSIHRILEDKKNKPKYLFLENVDRLLKSPAKQRGRDFAVMLQSLNELGYAVEWRVINAADYGMPQRRRRIFFIGYHKSTEAYKRLQKSKKVDWLLDKGTIAKAFPVVTTNSIQEVELKGSLVEITNNFNKTGKLSPFQNTGLLVNGKVFTIKTEPNFDGRFTVLGDILQNGEVTDDFFIDDKDKHKWEYLKGSKTIERVSSEGHKYKYSEGSMIYPDALDNASRTIITGEGGKSPSRFKHVVASDRGLRRLTPIELERLNMFPDNHTKLDGITDTKRAFFMGNALVVGVIEKIGVELYKQINQFEYA; encoded by the coding sequence ATGGAAGAAAAGCTTAAAGTAGTTGAACTTTTTGCCGGAGTTGGTGGATTCCGCCTTGGTCTAGAGAAAAGTAATTACAAAGTTGTTTGGTCCAATCAATGGGAGCCACTGACCAAAACGCAACATGCATCTATGGTTTACGAAGCTAGATTTGGAGAAGAAAACCACTCAAATCAGGATATTGCAACAGTACCGACAGATGAAATTCCAGATCATGATTTATTATGTGGGGGGTTTCCATGCCAAGATTATTCGGTTGCCACAACCTTGCAAAATTCAAAAGGTCTTAAAGGTAAAAAAGGAGTTCTTTGGTGGTCAATCCATCGAATTTTAGAAGATAAGAAGAACAAGCCAAAATATCTTTTTCTAGAAAATGTTGACAGACTTTTAAAATCACCAGCAAAACAAAGAGGTCGTGATTTTGCTGTTATGCTTCAAAGTTTGAACGAACTTGGATATGCGGTTGAGTGGCGGGTAATTAATGCCGCCGATTACGGAATGCCACAAAGAAGAAGACGAATATTTTTTATTGGCTATCATAAATCAACCGAAGCTTATAAACGACTTCAAAAATCTAAAAAAGTTGATTGGCTTTTGGACAAAGGAACTATTGCAAAAGCCTTTCCAGTAGTTACAACAAATTCGATACAAGAGGTTGAATTGAAAGGCAGTCTGGTTGAAATAACAAATAATTTCAACAAAACAGGAAAACTATCACCTTTTCAAAACACCGGATTACTAGTAAATGGAAAGGTTTTTACCATTAAAACCGAACCCAACTTTGACGGAAGATTTACAGTCTTAGGTGATATTTTACAAAATGGTGAAGTTACAGACGACTTTTTTATTGATGATAAAGACAAACATAAATGGGAGTATTTGAAAGGGTCAAAAACTATTGAACGAGTTTCAAGTGAGGGTCATAAGTATAAATATTCAGAAGGGAGTATGATTTATCCAGATGCTCTTGACAATGCATCAAGAACAATTATTACTGGTGAAGGTGGGAAATCACCTTCAAGATTTAAACATGTAGTCGCTTCGGATAGAGGATTGAGAAGACTAACACCAATTGAATTAGAAAGACTTAATATGTTCCCTGACAATCATACCAAACTTGATGGTATTACAGATACAAAACGTGCATTTTTCATGGGAAATGCATTGGTTGTTGGTGTGATTGAAAAAATTGGAGTGGAGCTATACAAGCAAATAAATCAATTTGAGTATGCTTGA